One Lycium barbarum isolate Lr01 chromosome 5, ASM1917538v2, whole genome shotgun sequence genomic window carries:
- the LOC132640762 gene encoding uncharacterized protein LOC132640762 — MSQEAVRRKLELKRGTPVPQDEAFKIAHVKKKANTNDPDQWCEERAERTYNQYQHSKAEFFRTQPPNTQLPEEQMEERWLESVGGPTRFGTAYGMPHRAFRQYRSPLEGLHSSNTESFDRVSAMAMEQKIAELSSQLQASEERERRRDTQFDGMRAQLDALLASRGIPSCADDARNPHTQCSGADDDGTHPSNTQRHA, encoded by the exons ATGAGCCAAGAGGCCGTGAGGAGGAAGTTG GAACTAAAACGGGGGACGCCAGTGCCTCAAGATGAGGCGTTCAAGATCGCTCACGTGAAGAAGAAGGCAAACACTAATGATCCAGACCAGTGGTGTGAGGAACGGGCTGAGCGGACCTAC aatcaatatcaacattcaaaGGCAGAGTTTTTTCGTACTCAGCCACCCAACACACAACTGCCAGAAGAACAAATGGAGGAAAGATGGCTTGAGAGTGTTGGTGGTCCCACTAGGTTTGGCACAGCTTACGGAATGCCACATCGTGCATTTCGTCAATACCGGTCACCCTTGGAAGGCCTACATTCTTCCAATACCGAGTCGTTTGATAGAGTGAGTGCTATGGCCATGGAACAAAAGATTGCCGAGCTATCTAGCCAACTACAGGCCTCAGAGGAAAGGGAGAGGCGAAGGGATACGCAGTTTGACGGTATGAGGGCCCAATTAGATGCATTACTTGCTTCGAGGGGGATTCCCTCATGTGCTGATGATGCTCGTAACCCCCATACTCAATGTAGTGGTGCGGATGATGATGGGACTCACCCGTCAAACACACAAAGGCATGCTTGA